From the Coprothermobacter sp. genome, one window contains:
- a CDS encoding glycerate kinase, producing the protein MVKVLVSMNAFKGSISTKAATDAVALAFEGAGFQVEKVYLADGGDGTTDVAAALGGRVEFVSTFDPLMRPIEAPVAWLGQTAVIEMAKASGWALIATEERNPMLTTTWGTGLLIRHALEHGADRIVLGVGGSATVDGGLGMLAALGFSITDEAGNASWRGGEGLTRLARIVANPSVKQTRLVVASDVINPLLGPTGAAAVFGPQKGATPDMVTLLEKGLERLADITLQTTGVRMHDMPGAGAAGGVGGAAVAWLGGHLEPGAELFMDLEDFDARAVGCDVLVTGEGSIDAQTVYGKAPVRVAQRFRKASPDGLTVAIAGAVRDRAQVREAGIDVFVTILDRPMSEREAMENGRALLTQAAAELAHLLSLKK; encoded by the coding sequence GTGGTGAAGGTACTTGTCAGCATGAACGCGTTCAAAGGAAGCATTTCCACGAAGGCCGCCACCGATGCCGTGGCTCTAGCGTTCGAGGGTGCCGGGTTTCAGGTCGAGAAGGTCTACCTTGCTGACGGTGGCGATGGGACCACCGATGTTGCGGCAGCCCTGGGTGGACGCGTCGAATTCGTGAGCACCTTTGATCCCCTGATGCGCCCCATCGAGGCGCCCGTGGCGTGGCTTGGCCAGACGGCGGTCATCGAGATGGCAAAGGCGTCTGGATGGGCGTTGATTGCCACGGAGGAACGGAATCCCATGCTGACGACCACATGGGGAACAGGCCTGCTCATCAGACACGCACTGGAGCACGGTGCGGACCGGATCGTCCTGGGCGTCGGCGGATCTGCCACGGTGGACGGTGGGCTCGGCATGCTGGCCGCGCTGGGTTTCAGCATCACCGACGAGGCGGGGAATGCCTCATGGCGGGGCGGTGAGGGACTAACCCGACTGGCTCGTATCGTGGCAAACCCGTCGGTGAAGCAGACCAGGCTGGTGGTCGCCAGCGATGTGATCAATCCTCTGCTCGGCCCGACAGGCGCAGCGGCGGTGTTCGGTCCACAGAAGGGAGCCACGCCCGACATGGTGACACTGCTGGAGAAGGGCCTGGAACGGCTGGCTGACATCACGCTGCAGACGACGGGCGTACGGATGCACGATATGCCTGGGGCTGGTGCCGCCGGCGGTGTCGGCGGCGCGGCCGTCGCGTGGCTGGGCGGTCACCTGGAGCCAGGTGCCGAACTCTTCATGGACCTGGAGGACTTCGACGCCCGAGCTGTGGGATGTGACGTGCTCGTGACCGGTGAGGGCAGCATTGATGCTCAGACAGTGTATGGCAAAGCCCCGGTTCGCGTGGCGCAGCGTTTCCGCAAGGCTTCGCCGGACGGGTTGACCGTGGCTATCGCCGGGGCCGTGCGCGATCGGGCACAGGTCCGTGAGGCCGGCATCGACGTTTTTGTCACGATCCTCGACCGCCCCATGAGTGAACGCGAGGCCATGGAAAACGGGCGGGCCCTGCTGACACAGGCGGCCGCCGAGCTGGCGCATCTCCTGTCACTGAAGAAGTGA
- a CDS encoding histidine kinase produces MLAGGACMTELEEYQKARDRVQEVKGFYAHAAMYLVANVALAVLNLVTLRKNDGIIWFIWPLIGWGIALAVHAISVYGIGQFLGRDWEQHQIQQELDRRHNEPPDET; encoded by the coding sequence ATGCTCGCAGGAGGCGCTTGTATGACCGAGCTCGAGGAGTACCAGAAGGCGAGAGACAGGGTCCAGGAGGTCAAGGGCTTCTATGCCCACGCGGCCATGTATCTGGTGGCCAACGTGGCTCTGGCCGTCTTGAACCTTGTCACGCTCAGAAAGAACGACGGCATCATCTGGTTTATCTGGCCGCTTATCGGATGGGGCATCGCTCTCGCGGTGCATGCCATCTCGGTCTATGGCATCGGGCAGTTCCTGGGCAGGGACTGGGAACAGCACCAGATCCAGCAGGAGCTCGACCGCCGACACAACGAACCTCCAGACGAGACCTGA
- a CDS encoding DUF2207 domain-containing protein: MAPRSVNHQRSRSTTSSSPFMRQAPAMKKLACTVLVLMTALLVLSPVDRVGAAEAECILSFDSVVTVHADSTMTVQETIHFVSAGITIQHGLYRDFPTAYTNPGRAPVRVAFQVLSLVRDGSTEPWHATRQTNGVRVYFGSSSVDLEPGEHTYVFTYSSDRQLGFFDNHDELFWNVTGNGWEFPIDRAGCTVILPGTAWQQITGLTAYTGPQGATGTDYAMSRDESGNPVFTTTAPLARFEGLSVVVGWPKGFVVPPSSLQTLLWWLRDNRGLGIATLATLGLLLYYLLTWLRVGRDPRRGTIVPQFAPPEGLSPAAIRYLRLMGPDTKGLSAAITGLAVKGALVISQGKDGSFAVDTTGAAPSGLLPDEIELLQELFEGRSKTRLAFRQSAHGRVQAVRKALEQALRKAYGKGYFVTNVRYAATGVALSIAGIVATGLLGTTQPERVFGFLFMSFWLSIWTFGVAALVAQIVASWRGRSTDTLGKRMLKLPGALGLTLFAIPFLLGELIGTIAFVVIAGPLLLALVFVTAAIDVIFFRLLRAYTPKGRHVLDQIDGFRLYLSVAEKDRMNMLTPVDHTPETFERYLPYALALDVEQQWSENFADVLERTDASGQPTYQPVWFSGETWHSTGFSTLGSSLSGAFASAIAASLVAPGTSSGFSSSGGGGGGGGGGSGGGGGGGGGGGW; this comes from the coding sequence ATGGCGCCGAGGAGCGTGAATCACCAAAGGTCTCGTTCGACAACAAGTAGCAGTCCGTTCATGCGTCAGGCGCCGGCCATGAAGAAGCTCGCCTGTACTGTTCTCGTGCTGATGACAGCCCTCCTGGTCCTGTCCCCTGTGGACAGGGTGGGGGCTGCCGAAGCAGAGTGCATCCTGTCGTTTGACAGCGTCGTCACTGTCCATGCCGACTCGACGATGACCGTCCAGGAGACAATTCACTTCGTCTCGGCAGGGATCACCATCCAGCATGGCCTGTACCGTGACTTCCCCACCGCCTACACGAACCCGGGGCGTGCACCCGTGCGGGTCGCCTTCCAGGTCCTCAGCCTCGTGCGGGACGGCTCGACTGAACCATGGCATGCGACCCGGCAGACGAATGGTGTCCGGGTCTATTTCGGGTCCAGTTCTGTGGACCTGGAACCTGGTGAGCACACCTATGTGTTCACGTACTCCTCCGACCGCCAGCTGGGGTTCTTCGATAACCATGACGAGCTGTTCTGGAACGTGACGGGAAACGGCTGGGAGTTCCCCATCGACCGTGCCGGCTGTACCGTCATCCTGCCCGGAACCGCGTGGCAGCAGATCACCGGACTTACTGCCTATACCGGTCCACAGGGCGCAACGGGCACGGACTACGCGATGTCGCGCGACGAGAGCGGGAACCCTGTGTTCACGACGACGGCCCCGCTCGCACGCTTCGAGGGCCTGAGCGTCGTCGTCGGGTGGCCCAAGGGCTTCGTGGTTCCACCATCATCGCTCCAGACTCTGCTGTGGTGGCTACGGGACAACCGAGGGCTCGGCATCGCCACCCTGGCGACCCTCGGCCTCCTGCTCTACTACCTGCTCACCTGGCTGCGCGTCGGCCGTGATCCCCGGCGTGGAACCATCGTTCCGCAGTTTGCACCACCAGAGGGACTCAGCCCTGCGGCAATACGGTATCTTCGGCTCATGGGGCCCGACACCAAAGGACTGTCAGCCGCAATAACGGGGCTGGCAGTCAAGGGAGCACTGGTCATCTCACAGGGCAAGGACGGCTCGTTTGCGGTAGATACGACCGGTGCCGCACCGTCTGGCCTTCTCCCCGACGAGATCGAACTCCTGCAGGAGCTGTTCGAAGGCCGCTCGAAGACGCGGCTTGCCTTCAGGCAGAGCGCACATGGCCGCGTTCAGGCCGTCCGCAAGGCACTTGAGCAGGCTCTGCGAAAGGCGTATGGCAAGGGGTACTTCGTCACGAACGTGCGCTACGCGGCGACAGGCGTCGCTCTCTCCATTGCGGGAATCGTCGCTACCGGCCTCCTGGGCACGACGCAGCCAGAGAGGGTCTTCGGGTTCCTGTTCATGTCGTTCTGGCTGTCGATATGGACGTTCGGGGTCGCGGCGCTGGTTGCCCAGATCGTCGCGTCATGGCGTGGACGGTCGACAGACACGTTGGGAAAGCGGATGCTCAAGCTCCCAGGAGCACTTGGTCTCACGCTCTTCGCCATACCGTTTCTGCTGGGTGAGCTCATCGGCACGATCGCGTTCGTGGTAATAGCGGGGCCCCTGCTCCTGGCACTGGTCTTCGTGACGGCGGCCATCGATGTGATTTTCTTCCGTCTCCTGCGCGCCTATACACCGAAGGGGCGGCATGTCCTGGACCAGATCGACGGGTTCCGCCTGTACCTCAGCGTTGCCGAGAAGGACCGCATGAACATGCTGACCCCCGTCGACCACACGCCCGAAACCTTCGAGCGGTACCTGCCCTATGCGCTGGCCCTCGACGTCGAGCAGCAGTGGAGCGAGAACTTCGCTGACGTCCTCGAACGCACTGACGCGTCCGGTCAACCGACGTACCAGCCGGTGTGGTTCTCCGGTGAAACCTGGCACTCCACCGGCTTCTCGACACTCGGCTCGTCGCTGTCAGGGGCATTTGCGTCCGCAATCGCCGCTTCCTTGGTGGCTCCAGGAACAAGCTCCGGGTTCAGCAGCAGTGGTGGTGGGGGCGGTGGAGGGGGTGGTGGCTCCGGTGGCGGGGGTGGTGGAGGGGGTGGAGGGGGATGGTAG
- a CDS encoding pyridoxamine 5'-phosphate oxidase family protein: protein MGATERPMRRKECEVTDTAVIRRILGRATLCRVAMVDGSEPYLVPMNCGWDGEHLLLHAAVQGRKVDILRANPRVCVEVDEDIQIVTGATGEECTANYVTVIGTGTASFVFDPRAKARDLNVILRQCHPGVPEEVFPDEALSRLVVLEVHFDHLTCKAKGTTPRP, encoded by the coding sequence ATGGGAGCGACCGAGAGACCAATGAGAAGGAAAGAATGCGAGGTGACCGATACGGCGGTCATCCGGCGCATTCTGGGACGTGCCACGCTGTGCCGCGTCGCGATGGTGGATGGGAGCGAGCCGTACCTGGTCCCCATGAACTGCGGCTGGGACGGCGAACACCTGCTTCTCCACGCTGCGGTTCAGGGGAGGAAGGTGGACATCCTGCGCGCCAACCCGCGCGTCTGCGTCGAGGTCGATGAGGACATCCAGATCGTGACCGGGGCAACGGGCGAGGAGTGCACGGCGAACTACGTCACGGTCATCGGAACCGGCACCGCATCATTCGTCTTCGACCCCCGGGCGAAGGCCCGAGACCTGAATGTCATCCTCCGTCAGTGTCATCCCGGCGTCCCCGAAGAGGTCTTTCCCGACGAAGCCCTGTCCCGTCTCGTGGTGCTGGAAGTCCACTTCGACCATCTCACCTGTAAGGCGAAGGGCACGACACCCCGACCGTAA